The Sebastes umbrosus isolate fSebUmb1 chromosome 23, fSebUmb1.pri, whole genome shotgun sequence genome contains a region encoding:
- the LOC119482572 gene encoding NXPE family member 3-like isoform X2 yields MHRSFCTFQPLSPKDALEERFILHSIAWPETPPVSLAQTSDPAHSTFTILPGRGGGQWHIGDQLEVMIQMSDFKGRPKKCGGDFLLAKLHNWKLGAGVAGQVVDHLNGSYSAVFSLLWEGGAQVEVTLVHPSEAVTVLNRLNSEQPDRMYFNSLFRSGSLSETTVCNICLRPTQQPLCNYTDVRTGEPWSCYKPKKLSCDARVDHVRGGYRLNLKAQEEKLFRGGVNMKVSIRASGPASVTVLPKKEGQPKVKSTSVTSGPSGYYYQDVWRALGGTTVHQFNTPYAISQCLQGKVVHLYGDSTIRQWFYFLIAALPDLKEFDLHSLKNVGPFMALDYANNILLTFRCHGPPLFFARVSTSELRYIANELDGLIGGTNTVVVFGIWAHFSTFPMEIYIRRLQSIRGAVVRLLDRAPGTLVFALD; encoded by the exons ATGCATCGCAGCTTCTGCACCTTCCAGCCACTGTCCCCAAAGGATGCTCTGGAGGAACGATTCATCCTACACTCCATCGCTTGGCCTGAAACTCCACCTGTTTCCTTGGCGCAGACCAGCGATCCAGCTCACAGCACCTTCACCATTCTCccagggaggggaggaggacagTGGCACATAGGGGATCAGCTGGAGGTTATGATACAGATGTCTGACTTTAAGGGCCGGCCCAAGAAGTGTGGGGGGGACTTTTTACTCGCCAAGCTGCACAACTGGAAGCTTGGTGCAGGTGTGGCTGGGCAAGTGGTGGATCATCTCAATGGGAGTTACTCTGCTGTATTCTCTTTACTCTGGGAAGGAGGCGCGCAGGTTGAG GTGACGCTGGTTCATCCTAGTGAGGCCGTCACAGTGCTGAACAGGCTGAACAGCGAACAGCCTGACAGGATGTACTTCAACAGCCTCTTCCGCTCAGGCTCACTCTCTGAAACTACCGTCTGTAACATATGCCTACGTCCAACCCAGCAGCCGCTGTGCAACTACACTGACGTCCGTACAGGCGAGCCTTGGTCATGCTACAAGCCAAAGAAGCTGAGCTGTGATGCCAGGGTCGACCACGTCAGGGGAGGATACAGACTCAACCTTAAGGCCCAGGAGGAGAAGCTCTTTCGAGG TGGTGTCAACATGAAAGTCTCCATTCGGGCTTCAGGACCTGCCAGTGTCACCGTGTTGCCAAAAAAGGAAG GTCAACCAAAGGTGAAGAGCACCAGTGTGACATCTGGTCCTTCTGGTTATTACTACCAGGATGTGTGGCGAGCACTAGGTGGCACCACAGTTCACCAATTCAACACCCCCTATGCCATCAGTCAGTGTCTGCAAGGCAAGGTGGTCCACCTGTATGGAGACTCCACCATCAGGCAGTGGTTTTATTTCCTCATCGCAGCTCTACCAG ATCTGAAGGAGTTTGACCTGCACAGCCTGAAGAATGTTGGACCTTTCATGGCCTTGGACTATGCAAACAACATCTTGTTAACATTCCGCTGCCATGGTCCTCCTCTGTTTTTTGCCAGGGTCTCAACCAGCGAGCTTCGTTACATTGCCAATGAACTAGATGGCTTAATTGGAGGCACCAACACTGTCGTAGTTTTTGGCATCTGGGCTCACTTCAGCACTTTTCCGATGGAGATCTATATCCGGAGGCTGCAGAGCATCCGCGGGGCGGTGGTGCGGCTGCTGGACAGGGCTCCAGGAACGCTG
- the LOC119482572 gene encoding NXPE family member 3-like isoform X1 yields the protein MHRSFCTFQPLSPKDALEERFILHSIAWPETPPVSLAQTSDPAHSTFTILPGRGGGQWHIGDQLEVMIQMSDFKGRPKKCGGDFLLAKLHNWKLGAGVAGQVVDHLNGSYSAVFSLLWEGGAQVEVIMLTQVTLVHPSEAVTVLNRLNSEQPDRMYFNSLFRSGSLSETTVCNICLRPTQQPLCNYTDVRTGEPWSCYKPKKLSCDARVDHVRGGYRLNLKAQEEKLFRGGVNMKVSIRASGPASVTVLPKKEGQPKVKSTSVTSGPSGYYYQDVWRALGGTTVHQFNTPYAISQCLQGKVVHLYGDSTIRQWFYFLIAALPDLKEFDLHSLKNVGPFMALDYANNILLTFRCHGPPLFFARVSTSELRYIANELDGLIGGTNTVVVFGIWAHFSTFPMEIYIRRLQSIRGAVVRLLDRAPGTLVFALD from the exons ATGCATCGCAGCTTCTGCACCTTCCAGCCACTGTCCCCAAAGGATGCTCTGGAGGAACGATTCATCCTACACTCCATCGCTTGGCCTGAAACTCCACCTGTTTCCTTGGCGCAGACCAGCGATCCAGCTCACAGCACCTTCACCATTCTCccagggaggggaggaggacagTGGCACATAGGGGATCAGCTGGAGGTTATGATACAGATGTCTGACTTTAAGGGCCGGCCCAAGAAGTGTGGGGGGGACTTTTTACTCGCCAAGCTGCACAACTGGAAGCTTGGTGCAGGTGTGGCTGGGCAAGTGGTGGATCATCTCAATGGGAGTTACTCTGCTGTATTCTCTTTACTCTGGGAAGGAGGCGCGCAGGTTGAGGTGATCATGTTAACTCAG GTGACGCTGGTTCATCCTAGTGAGGCCGTCACAGTGCTGAACAGGCTGAACAGCGAACAGCCTGACAGGATGTACTTCAACAGCCTCTTCCGCTCAGGCTCACTCTCTGAAACTACCGTCTGTAACATATGCCTACGTCCAACCCAGCAGCCGCTGTGCAACTACACTGACGTCCGTACAGGCGAGCCTTGGTCATGCTACAAGCCAAAGAAGCTGAGCTGTGATGCCAGGGTCGACCACGTCAGGGGAGGATACAGACTCAACCTTAAGGCCCAGGAGGAGAAGCTCTTTCGAGG TGGTGTCAACATGAAAGTCTCCATTCGGGCTTCAGGACCTGCCAGTGTCACCGTGTTGCCAAAAAAGGAAG GTCAACCAAAGGTGAAGAGCACCAGTGTGACATCTGGTCCTTCTGGTTATTACTACCAGGATGTGTGGCGAGCACTAGGTGGCACCACAGTTCACCAATTCAACACCCCCTATGCCATCAGTCAGTGTCTGCAAGGCAAGGTGGTCCACCTGTATGGAGACTCCACCATCAGGCAGTGGTTTTATTTCCTCATCGCAGCTCTACCAG ATCTGAAGGAGTTTGACCTGCACAGCCTGAAGAATGTTGGACCTTTCATGGCCTTGGACTATGCAAACAACATCTTGTTAACATTCCGCTGCCATGGTCCTCCTCTGTTTTTTGCCAGGGTCTCAACCAGCGAGCTTCGTTACATTGCCAATGAACTAGATGGCTTAATTGGAGGCACCAACACTGTCGTAGTTTTTGGCATCTGGGCTCACTTCAGCACTTTTCCGATGGAGATCTATATCCGGAGGCTGCAGAGCATCCGCGGGGCGGTGGTGCGGCTGCTGGACAGGGCTCCAGGAACGCTG